A single genomic interval of Sebastes umbrosus isolate fSebUmb1 chromosome 9, fSebUmb1.pri, whole genome shotgun sequence harbors:
- the LOC119494877 gene encoding type-2 angiotensin II receptor-like: MAIPNDYSLFNSTSSSYSTTEIYLNTSLAPSAPPCTDWPHVPMTVAIPAIYIVICVLGIVGNALAVWVLAHASASRRTVANTFMLNLCVSDLLFLLSLPLWAVYYYQGYNWPFGRVACKVCGVLLNLNLYASIFFITCMSMDRYLAIVRPLRSQSSRYPKRARLACTLVWVLACACSAPALHLRDTHYSEEYGVEVCGIHYPNRTWRLTVVLMKMTLGFLLPLFVISCCYWAIGRHLLADTGLVRMRNPSRAPNMPSFKSPESKESCKPERPPTPCVCPGSGGGRPLEGRGLERVLWTVASVVLAFFLCWFPFHCVTFLTVLRDEGWLDSCGLHWTINTFIALTLGLGFSSSAINPVLYCFIGNHFRGRLTGLCKGLCARLEARGEDHSQKRGSFSTRLSSFSRKLSDLKDLAIVEPSA, encoded by the coding sequence ATGGCAATCCCAAATGATTACTCCCTTTtcaactccacctcctcctcctattcAACGACAGAGATTTATCTGAACACCTCCCTAGCCCCCTCTGCTCCCCCCTGCACAGACTGGCCTCACGTACCCATGACCGTAGCCATCCCTGCCATCTACATCGTCATCTGCGTGCTGGGAATCGTAGGCAACGCTCTGGCGGTGTGGGTGTTGGCCCACGCCAGCGCCTCCAGGAGAACTGTCGCTAACACCTTCATGCTGAACCTGTGTGTGTCCGACCTGCTGTTCCTGCTGTCTCTCCCGCTGTGGGCCGTCTACTACTACCAGGGCTACAACTGGCCCTTTGGCCGGGTCGCCTGCAAAGTCTGCGGAGTTCTCCTCAACCTCAACCTCTACGCGTCTATCTTCTTCATCACATGCATGAGCATGGACCGTTACCTGGCCATCGTGCGTCCGCTCCGCTCCCAGAGCTCACGGTACCCCAAGCGTGCCCGGCTGGCGTGCACCCTGGTGTGGGTGCTGGCTTGCGCTTGCTCGGCCCCCGCCTTGCATCTGAGGGACACGCACTACTCGGAGGAGTACGGCGTGGAGGTCTGTGGGATTCACTATCCTAATCGTACCTGGCGTCTGACCGTGGTCTTGATGAAGATGACTCTGGGCTTCCTGCTGCCGCTGTTTGTCATCTCTTGTTGTTACTGGGCTATTGGTAGACATTTGTTGGCTGACACAGGCCTGGTAAGAATGCGGAATCCGTCGCGTGCACCAAACATGCCCTCTTTTAAATCACCGGAGTCCAAGGAGAGCTGTAAACCAGAGAGACCTCCGACCCCCTGCGTGTGCCCCGGCTCCGGTGGGGGCCGACCCCTGGAGGGCAGGGGGCTGGAGCGGGTGTTGTGGACGGTAGCCTCCGTGGTCCTGGCCTTCTTCCTCTGCTGGTTCCCCTTCCACTGCGTGACCTTCTTGACCGTGCTGAGGGACGAGGGCTGGTTGGACAGCTGCGGGCTGCACTGGACCATCAACACCTTCATCGCTCTGACCCTCGGCTTGGGCTTCTCCAGCTCCGCCATCAACCCCGTGCTCTACTGCTTCATCGGAAACCATTTCCGAGGCCGTCTCACGGGGCTCTGCAAGGGCCTGTGTGCTCGTCTGGAGGCCCGCGGGGAAGATCACAGCCAGAAGAGGGGCTCCTTCAGCACCAGGCTGAGCTCCTTTTCACGAAAACTCAGTGACCTGAAAGACCTGGCGATCGTGGAGCCCTCTGCCTAA